Below is a genomic region from Delftia tsuruhatensis.
CGTCAGCAGCGCGAAGCCGCTGAGCCAGGTGGTGTAGCTTTCCCAGTAGAACCAGTGCAGGTGGTCGGGCAGCTTGGGCGGCGAGACGTTGAACTTGACGGGGTGGTAGAAGCCCCCGCCGTGCACGGCCCAGAGCTCGCCATTGACGCCCTGCTTCTTGAGGTCTTCATCGACGGGCGGCGTCAGGCTGCTGTCGAGGAAGACGAAGTAGAAGGAGGAACCGACCCAGGCGATGGCCGTGATGACGTGGAGCCACCGCAACAGCAGGTTGGCCCAGTCGAGAATGTAGCTTTCCATAGCTCTCAACCTTGGCAGCGTGGGGGCTGCCGGTGTACAACCTGCTCACCACTGCGGGCGCTCTGAGCAGAAGAAAAAGGCCGCGCACCCGGTGACGATCCCGCCGGTGCACCGCTGCGACCATTCTGTAGACACAAAGTGTATGCAATTTTTCCCCGGTCTTCATGCTTGCGCCGCATCAAGACACTAGAGATTTCCCTGAGTTTGCCGACGCACCCTCGCGGTGCACACCGTTTCAGGGCAGCAGGCGCCGCTGAAGCAATTGCGCGGCAACGGCCACCGCGATCACTTCGGGCTCCTTGCCTCGGATGCCGGGCACGCCGATCGGGCAGGTGACATGGTCCAGCTCCGGCTCGCTGAAACCGCGCTCGCGCAGGCGCCGCCGGAAGGTCGCCCACTTGGTGGCGCTTCCGATCAGCCCCACATACGGCAAGTCGCCCCGCTCGCGCTGGCGCCTGAGGCACTGGGCGACCACTTCCAGGTCCTCGGCATGGCTGAAGCTCATGATCAGCACCTGGGAGCCGGCGGGCAGGTCGGCCACGGCGGACTGCACGGGGTCGGAATACTCGCACTGCACCAGCGCGTGCTCCTCCTCGGGAAAGACCGCGTCGCGACTGTCCACCCACATCACGCGATAGGGCAGATTGCACAGCAGGCGCACCAGCGCATGGCCGACATGGCCGGCACCGAACAGGGCCACGCAGTCGCGCGGCGGCTGCAGGCGCTCGCGCAGCAACTCCATGCGGCCACGGGGCACGAGAACGAAGCGCAGCACCACCACGCCACCACAGCACTGGCCCAGGCTGGGTCCCAGGGGATAGCGGTGCTGGTGCTCGGTGGCGTCAGGCCCGTCTGCCTCGCCCTGCCGCGCCCAGTCGCCCAGCAGGCCGCGGGCCTTGTCGATGGCGTCGAACTCCAGGTGGCCGCCGCCGATGGTGCCCGCCACGCGGTCGGCGAAGACCGCCATCCAGGCCCCGCGCTCGCGCGGAACGGAGCCGCGCGACTCCATCACCTCGACCCAGCACAGCGGCCCCTGCGCGAGGCCCTGCTCCACCTTCTTGAACGTGTCACTCCACATGCGCGCACCTGACAGCCCGTCGTGGCGCCTGCGGGCTTCGTTGGAATTTGTTGCGGGATTTTCCCTTGCGACGCCCGAGTTTTGCGCTCCGACTGCATGGCGCCGCAGTGTTTCAGGATACGCTAGCCATCATGCCCGATTCCCGCGATTCTTCTCAGCACAGTTGCGTGCCCAAGTCACATTCCGGCCGTCCCTGGCTATGGGCCGGCCTGGTGGCTGCCATCGCCTCGCTGGTGACCGCCTGCAAGTCGCCGCCCGGCCCCGGCCCCCGGCCGGACGATGGCACGTCCAGCGCCCAGCTGCAGTACCGCAAGCTGGCGGCCAGCCATTTGTACGCACGCAACGCCGAACGCATCTACAAGGGCAAGCTGCCCCCCATGCTCTATGCCATCGGCGTGCTCCAGGTCCAGATCGACCGCAACGGCCAGGTCCAGCGCCTGCACTGGATGCGCGCCCCCAGCCATGCCCCCGAGGTCGTGGGCGAGATCGAGCGCCTGGTGCGCGCGGCCGCCCCCTACCCCGCG
It encodes:
- the xdhC gene encoding xanthine dehydrogenase accessory protein XdhC, with the protein product MWSDTFKKVEQGLAQGPLCWVEVMESRGSVPRERGAWMAVFADRVAGTIGGGHLEFDAIDKARGLLGDWARQGEADGPDATEHQHRYPLGPSLGQCCGGVVVLRFVLVPRGRMELLRERLQPPRDCVALFGAGHVGHALVRLLCNLPYRVMWVDSRDAVFPEEEHALVQCEYSDPVQSAVADLPAGSQVLIMSFSHAEDLEVVAQCLRRQRERGDLPYVGLIGSATKWATFRRRLRERGFSEPELDHVTCPIGVPGIRGKEPEVIAVAVAAQLLQRRLLP